In Myxococcales bacterium, a single genomic region encodes these proteins:
- the trmD gene encoding tRNA (guanosine(37)-N1)-methyltransferase TrmD yields MRFDVVTLFPEAFESFMGVSFVGRALAQNAMAVRFRSPRDFGLGRHRSVDDTPYGGGSGMVMRVDVLVACLESLDADAPDGVRAHRVLLTPQGAPLDQRRVRALAERPAVSLVCGRYEGFDERVRSYVDEEISLGDFVMTGGEVAAMAVIDACSRLLPGVLGNAASTVEESHSPETGLLEYPQYTRPAEFRGARVPEVLASGNHGEIAAWRLRESEARTEARRPDLYARVKAKRSEP; encoded by the coding sequence GTGAGGTTCGACGTCGTCACGCTCTTTCCCGAGGCCTTTGAGAGCTTCATGGGCGTCAGCTTCGTGGGGCGCGCCCTCGCGCAAAACGCCATGGCAGTGCGCTTTCGCTCGCCGCGTGACTTCGGCTTGGGACGCCACCGGAGCGTCGACGACACGCCCTACGGTGGCGGCAGCGGCATGGTCATGCGCGTGGACGTCCTCGTCGCTTGCCTCGAGTCGCTCGACGCCGACGCGCCCGATGGTGTCCGTGCGCACCGGGTGCTCCTCACGCCGCAGGGCGCGCCTCTCGATCAACGGCGTGTGCGCGCCCTCGCGGAACGCCCCGCCGTGTCGCTCGTGTGTGGCCGCTACGAGGGCTTCGATGAACGCGTTCGCTCCTACGTGGACGAAGAGATTTCGCTCGGCGACTTCGTGATGACCGGTGGCGAGGTCGCCGCCATGGCGGTCATCGACGCCTGCTCACGGCTCCTGCCCGGGGTCCTGGGAAACGCCGCGTCCACCGTGGAGGAGTCGCACAGTCCCGAGACGGGGCTCCTCGAGTATCCGCAATACACACGGCCGGCGGAGTTTCGCGGGGCTCGCGTTCCTGAGGTCCTCGCCTCCGGCAACCACGGAGAGATCGCCGCGTGGCGCCTTCGCGAGTCGGAAGCGCGCACAGAGGCCCGTCGTCCAGACCTCTACGCGCGGGTGAAGGCCAAGCGGAGCGAACCATGA
- the rimM gene encoding 16S rRNA processing protein RimM, which produces MALPPDEWVALGEIARAHGVRGEVRVRLYNPDSDLLLEADEVLVRLKDGETHEVSVDRARRADDAILMKLYSVDDRDRADELRGATLSMKRGAFPAPLEGEFYHCDLIGAPVRLEAGDGAEPWGHVGGFRSYPAAETIVARTARGELEVPLHDHFVVSIDGDAGLVVVKNVELLEDTPS; this is translated from the coding sequence GTGGCTCTTCCGCCCGACGAATGGGTCGCGCTAGGCGAGATCGCCCGCGCCCACGGCGTGCGCGGCGAGGTGCGGGTCCGGCTATACAACCCCGACAGCGATCTCCTGCTTGAAGCCGACGAGGTGCTTGTCCGGCTGAAGGATGGCGAGACCCATGAGGTCTCCGTCGATCGCGCGCGGCGCGCCGACGACGCCATCTTGATGAAGCTCTACTCCGTCGACGACCGCGATCGGGCCGACGAGCTTCGCGGCGCAACGCTCTCCATGAAGCGGGGCGCGTTTCCGGCGCCGCTCGAGGGGGAGTTCTATCACTGCGATCTCATCGGAGCGCCGGTCCGCTTGGAGGCAGGCGACGGCGCCGAGCCGTGGGGCCACGTGGGAGGTTTTCGTTCGTACCCGGCCGCCGAGACCATCGTTGCTCGCACGGCGCGTGGCGAGCTCGAGGTGCCGCTCCACGATCATTTCGTCGTGAGCATCGACGGCGACGCGGGCCTGGTCGTCGTCAAGAACGTCGAGCTGCTCGAGGACACGCCGTCGTGA
- a CDS encoding tetratricopeptide repeat protein — MGVPIDAVRLQRQIEHVLERSADGTELLPLLRRLARLAAPGSEAAHFAHLKLAELLAEQNPWRAALSARKAATSNRRDDRALAVQGLCLTLLGHYRAAAAAYRRALELAPGNPWYAHNLGHLLDVTLGQPTAALPWLSTAYANLPEHGGIATSFAHALGKAGRVAEARKVLRRAMREGPSPEHPSAEHLALLRWLDAGAPEERIGLPVRPAAPRRNAAPSQGDEPESPANDGSEPVERALLRGLERLPLDDRQRAPRARHCPRAHRP; from the coding sequence ATGGGCGTGCCGATCGATGCCGTGCGCTTGCAGCGCCAGATCGAGCACGTGCTTGAGCGGAGCGCTGACGGCACCGAGCTGTTGCCGCTGCTGCGGCGGCTCGCTCGCCTGGCTGCGCCGGGCTCGGAAGCGGCGCACTTCGCGCACCTGAAGCTCGCGGAGCTCCTCGCCGAGCAGAACCCTTGGCGAGCGGCCCTCTCGGCCCGGAAAGCGGCCACGTCGAACCGCCGCGATGACCGCGCCCTCGCGGTCCAGGGCCTGTGCCTGACGCTCTTGGGCCACTACCGCGCCGCTGCGGCGGCGTACCGTCGGGCCCTCGAGCTTGCCCCCGGTAACCCCTGGTACGCCCACAACCTCGGTCATCTGCTCGACGTGACCCTCGGCCAACCCACGGCGGCGCTGCCATGGCTCAGCACCGCCTACGCGAACCTCCCGGAGCATGGCGGCATCGCGACATCGTTCGCTCATGCGCTGGGCAAAGCGGGACGCGTCGCAGAGGCCCGCAAGGTTCTTCGCCGTGCCATGCGTGAGGGCCCCTCACCGGAACACCCCTCCGCCGAGCACCTCGCGCTCCTCCGTTGGCTCGACGCCGGCGCGCCCGAGGAGCGCATTGGGCTTCCCGTCCGGCCCGCCGCGCCGCGGCGGAACGCGGCTCCGTCGCAAGGCGACGAACCGGAGTCCCCGGCCAACGACGGCTCCGAGCCGGTCGAACGAGCCCTCTTGCGCGGCCTTGAGCGATTGCCGCTCGACGATCGGCAGAGGGCCCCGCGCGCGCGCCATTGCCCGCGCGCCCATCGCCCGTGA
- a CDS encoding J domain-containing protein, with protein sequence MPLEGSRIPRVAALLSPEELRRLPLTPIDGFVLSRVDGQSSFDDIVGHTGLPEQEVAASLERLANLSLVVLDASAERAPARTVSSTIESPRTAEARPKAAPPTPPASAPRAVPSEPRVMAKVEAPNDLSPEEQKRIVEAMAFLDTADHYALLGVPRAADKKEIKRGYYERAALYHPDRYFRRQPGDYKPMLEAIFARITAAHDVLTDKVQRADYDSYLGDRAHTEDLETRLKAAEATVRAAEAAAREAPAITTPEPSPSPFVTTPPPAPAPSPAVAAAALRDAAERAGQASPKVTARPASPIDPQARRDLLAKHLRGGKPTRTSSNPGFAAATSPPPPQADKDALRRRYEQRKEDVRRGQAQHHRQTGDQARAAGDAIAAAASYKAALNFTPEDSELQRLVDEATVESETTLADTYRKQAIYEEKAGRWADAARSWSKVTQLAPKDPVPGSAPPTPSCSRKATSTTPRRSPKKRHRFCPRTRGCAPFFRTSTWKPASSRTQNAK encoded by the coding sequence GTGCCCTTGGAAGGTTCGCGCATCCCCCGGGTGGCGGCGCTCCTCTCTCCCGAGGAGCTTCGTCGGCTTCCGCTTACGCCGATCGACGGCTTCGTGTTGTCGCGCGTCGACGGGCAGTCGTCCTTCGACGACATCGTGGGACACACGGGCCTGCCCGAACAAGAGGTCGCGGCGAGCCTTGAGCGCCTCGCCAACCTGTCTTTGGTCGTGCTCGACGCCTCCGCTGAGCGGGCGCCCGCGCGAACCGTCTCGAGCACCATCGAGAGTCCCCGCACGGCGGAGGCGCGCCCCAAGGCGGCGCCGCCGACACCGCCGGCCAGCGCGCCGAGGGCGGTCCCTTCGGAGCCGAGGGTCATGGCAAAGGTCGAGGCGCCGAACGACCTGTCGCCCGAGGAGCAGAAGCGCATCGTCGAGGCGATGGCGTTCCTCGACACCGCCGACCACTACGCGTTGCTTGGCGTGCCGCGAGCGGCCGACAAGAAGGAGATCAAGCGCGGCTACTACGAGCGCGCGGCCCTCTACCACCCGGATCGTTACTTTCGCCGCCAGCCGGGCGACTACAAGCCGATGCTAGAGGCGATCTTCGCTCGCATCACGGCGGCGCACGACGTGCTCACCGACAAGGTGCAGCGAGCCGACTACGACTCCTACCTCGGCGACCGCGCGCACACGGAAGACCTCGAGACGAGGCTCAAGGCCGCCGAGGCCACGGTTCGCGCTGCCGAGGCGGCAGCCCGCGAAGCGCCCGCGATCACGACGCCAGAGCCTTCCCCTTCTCCTTTTGTGACCACGCCTCCTCCGGCTCCGGCGCCGTCACCCGCGGTGGCCGCGGCAGCGCTGCGAGATGCCGCCGAGCGCGCCGGGCAGGCCTCACCCAAGGTGACCGCGCGGCCGGCGAGCCCCATCGATCCGCAAGCGCGGCGTGACCTCTTGGCAAAACACCTGCGCGGTGGAAAGCCGACGCGAACCTCATCCAACCCGGGCTTCGCCGCGGCCACGTCGCCGCCCCCTCCGCAAGCCGACAAAGACGCGCTCCGTCGCCGCTACGAGCAGCGCAAGGAGGACGTCCGGCGCGGTCAAGCGCAGCACCATCGACAGACCGGCGACCAGGCGCGCGCCGCGGGTGACGCCATCGCCGCGGCTGCATCGTACAAGGCGGCGCTCAATTTCACGCCCGAGGATAGCGAGCTGCAGCGCCTCGTCGACGAAGCGACCGTGGAGTCCGAGACGACGCTCGCGGACACCTACCGCAAGCAGGCCATCTACGAGGAGAAGGCTGGCCGATGGGCCGACGCGGCGCGTTCGTGGAGCAAGGTGACGCAGCTTGCGCCAAAGGATCCCGTTCCTGGGAGCGCGCCGCCAACTCCATCTTGCTCGCGAAAGGCAACCTCCACGACGCCGCGACGTTCGCCCAAAAAGCGACATCGCTTTTGCCCCAGGACGCGCGGCTGCGCGCCCTTCTTTCGAACGTCTACCTGGAAGCCGGCCTCTTCAAGAACGCAAAACGCGAAATAG
- a CDS encoding TolC family protein: MRDFRSSRGRGWLTPLSLSLAVAALAATERARASDLDLEGDEKKTDEKKADAESTFGTYQALPTQQVVRGRSYSLVECLALADRNHPNLWAARARLAWWHGQLSEAKWLPFSQWYASVDVGVLPTIGGIPTYTTAPASIVNPGIFEGLQPALRGSINGTIPLYTFGKMTAGREAATAAVRVSEWDLEKTRQQIRMDVRRAYFGTLLARDAAYLINDVTERIAKGIQGIEKRIARGDASVEETDRLRLLVYRDEILARAGDAKKGEIYALAALRFMTGVQSNFDVPDEPLKKPTVELGPVVQYLTAARLYRPDINQARAGLVARRALVDLARAYMLPNVGIGLGASYVYAPSATVQNNAWFGDRFNQGLTGLGYYFGLGARWDLDFMVKQARIGMAESQLEETRALHRLALGGVGVEVENAHAIAVEAKGREEAWGRAESRARQWISTVQDAIDLGTKDERALTEPLRVYVNARVSHIYALMDYSVALSDLARTTGWGKAAPGGS, translated from the coding sequence ATGAGGGATTTTCGCTCGTCCCGAGGTCGAGGGTGGCTCACGCCGCTTTCGCTCTCGCTTGCGGTCGCGGCGCTTGCAGCGACCGAGCGGGCGCGCGCGAGCGACCTCGATCTCGAAGGCGACGAAAAGAAGACCGACGAAAAGAAGGCTGACGCCGAGTCGACCTTCGGGACCTACCAGGCGCTGCCCACGCAGCAGGTGGTGCGCGGACGCTCGTACAGTCTTGTCGAGTGCCTCGCCCTCGCCGATCGAAATCACCCGAACTTGTGGGCCGCGCGGGCCCGTCTCGCCTGGTGGCACGGGCAGCTCTCGGAAGCCAAGTGGCTGCCGTTTTCGCAGTGGTACGCGAGCGTCGACGTCGGTGTCTTGCCAACCATCGGAGGCATCCCGACCTACACAACGGCACCGGCGAGCATCGTGAACCCGGGCATCTTCGAGGGCCTGCAGCCGGCCCTTCGTGGCTCCATCAACGGCACGATACCGCTCTACACGTTCGGCAAGATGACGGCGGGGCGCGAGGCGGCGACGGCCGCGGTGCGGGTCAGCGAGTGGGATCTCGAGAAGACACGGCAACAGATCCGCATGGACGTGCGGCGAGCGTATTTCGGGACGCTCTTGGCGCGCGACGCCGCGTACCTCATCAACGACGTCACCGAGCGCATCGCCAAGGGGATCCAAGGCATCGAGAAGCGCATCGCGAGGGGCGATGCCAGCGTCGAGGAGACCGATCGGCTAAGGCTCCTCGTTTACCGCGACGAGATCCTCGCCCGCGCCGGCGACGCGAAAAAGGGCGAGATCTACGCCCTCGCGGCGCTCCGATTCATGACCGGCGTCCAGTCGAACTTTGACGTGCCCGATGAGCCGCTCAAGAAGCCGACCGTCGAGCTCGGCCCCGTCGTGCAATACCTCACGGCGGCGCGCCTCTACCGGCCCGACATCAACCAAGCGCGCGCCGGCCTCGTCGCGCGTCGAGCGCTCGTAGACCTGGCTCGCGCGTACATGTTGCCGAACGTCGGCATTGGACTCGGCGCGTCGTACGTCTACGCGCCGAGCGCGACCGTGCAGAACAACGCGTGGTTCGGCGATCGCTTCAACCAAGGGTTGACGGGCCTCGGCTACTACTTCGGTCTCGGTGCTCGATGGGATCTCGACTTCATGGTCAAGCAAGCGCGCATCGGCATGGCCGAGTCGCAGCTCGAGGAGACGCGAGCGCTGCACCGGCTGGCGCTCGGCGGCGTCGGCGTCGAGGTCGAAAACGCCCACGCCATCGCCGTGGAGGCCAAGGGGCGCGAAGAAGCCTGGGGCCGCGCCGAGAGCCGCGCCCGGCAGTGGATCTCGACGGTGCAAGACGCCATCGACCTCGGGACCAAGGACGAACGCGCGCTCACAGAGCCCTTGCGCGTGTATGTCAACGCGCGCGTCTCGCACATCTACGCGCTCATGGACTACAGCGTGGCGCTGAGCGATCTCGCCCGCACGACGGGCTGGGGCAAGGCGGCCCCTGGTGGCTCCTGA
- a CDS encoding TolC family protein, protein MALAPRALARPCVAFLALLATALPDTAAYAQGRGAPKAPPAPPAAPSPAANLPAPPSVNDPMLAPMPPAKRNVSTWEEVLTFVRARSTDLQIALADVTRAEGQSRSALAGALPSLTAQGTVAKDIITHEIPVGPGTVSQQPNPDVYVNGSLGLTQPVLALRAWHSIETARMNESVAKLGVSEVKRTITLRVANAVIGVVTAERVAELNRVGLRTSLERLDLSVRKKALGAATGLDVLRSQQDVEQARATLITGDESLRQAREALGLALGVPEPVGVVADVNLDGIQRSAANSCKAAGSIDERSDLAAARARQEVAERGTRDVRYQYFPTINAQSNLRANSRSPQTSPTWEILGVLNFPLWEGGARYGAMKTAEADIVRSESTLTSLRRSANVEVGQAMRGVGVAEQSRKVASDSRALAAEAERLARAGFLEGQGTSLELVLAAQALRQAEVTLALKEFELVRARLAALLAASNCSL, encoded by the coding sequence ATGGCTCTCGCTCCGCGCGCCCTCGCTCGTCCTTGCGTCGCCTTCCTGGCGCTCCTCGCCACGGCTCTGCCCGACACCGCCGCGTACGCGCAGGGTCGCGGCGCTCCGAAGGCGCCGCCGGCTCCGCCTGCCGCCCCGAGCCCCGCGGCGAACTTGCCCGCGCCACCTTCCGTGAACGACCCGATGCTCGCCCCGATGCCCCCCGCGAAGCGCAACGTGAGCACCTGGGAAGAGGTCCTCACCTTCGTGCGAGCGCGCTCCACCGATCTGCAGATTGCGCTCGCCGATGTCACGCGGGCTGAAGGCCAATCACGCTCCGCGCTCGCGGGCGCGCTGCCGTCGTTGACGGCGCAAGGCACCGTCGCCAAAGACATCATCACGCACGAGATCCCGGTGGGCCCCGGCACCGTCTCCCAGCAGCCGAACCCGGACGTCTACGTCAACGGCAGCCTCGGTCTCACGCAGCCGGTCCTCGCGCTCCGTGCGTGGCACTCGATCGAGACGGCACGCATGAACGAGTCGGTCGCGAAGCTCGGCGTGTCGGAGGTCAAGCGAACGATCACGCTGCGCGTGGCGAACGCCGTCATCGGCGTGGTCACCGCCGAGCGCGTGGCGGAGCTCAATCGCGTCGGCCTCCGAACGTCTTTGGAGCGACTCGATCTGTCCGTTCGCAAAAAGGCGCTTGGCGCCGCTACGGGGCTCGACGTACTTCGCTCGCAGCAAGACGTCGAGCAGGCCCGCGCGACCCTCATCACCGGTGACGAGTCGCTGCGGCAGGCGCGCGAAGCGCTCGGGCTGGCCCTCGGGGTTCCCGAGCCCGTGGGCGTCGTCGCTGACGTCAACCTCGACGGCATTCAGCGCTCGGCGGCGAACTCGTGCAAGGCCGCCGGCTCCATCGACGAACGCTCCGACCTCGCGGCGGCGCGCGCGCGGCAAGAGGTCGCCGAGCGCGGCACGCGCGACGTCCGCTACCAGTACTTTCCGACCATCAACGCGCAGAGCAACCTGCGCGCCAATAGTCGTTCGCCGCAGACGAGCCCCACGTGGGAGATCCTCGGCGTGCTCAACTTCCCGCTATGGGAAGGTGGCGCTCGCTACGGCGCCATGAAGACGGCGGAGGCCGACATCGTGCGTTCGGAGAGCACGCTCACGTCACTCCGTCGCAGCGCCAACGTGGAGGTCGGGCAAGCGATGCGCGGCGTCGGTGTCGCCGAGCAGTCGCGAAAGGTCGCGAGCGACTCGCGCGCGCTGGCCGCCGAAGCCGAGCGCCTCGCCCGTGCGGGATTTCTAGAAGGTCAGGGCACGAGCCTCGAGCTCGTGCTCGCGGCGCAAGCGCTCCGCCAAGCGGAGGTCACGCTGGCGCTCAAGGAGTTCGAGCTCGTGCGCGCGCGGCTTGCGGCGCTGCTCGCGGCCTCCAACTGCTCACTCTAG
- the rpsP gene encoding 30S ribosomal protein S16, giving the protein MAVHIRLARAGTKKRPFYRVVVTDHRSPRGGRFLENIGTFDPRKGEASIVSVNDERLAYWRSVGAQTSETLTRLLKRRPAAAAAPAAAPAKK; this is encoded by the coding sequence ATGGCCGTTCATATTCGCCTCGCCCGTGCCGGCACCAAGAAGCGCCCGTTTTATCGCGTCGTCGTGACCGATCATCGCAGCCCGCGCGGCGGCCGTTTTCTCGAGAACATCGGCACGTTCGACCCGCGCAAGGGCGAAGCTTCGATTGTCTCCGTGAACGATGAGCGCCTCGCTTACTGGCGTTCCGTTGGCGCGCAGACGTCCGAGACGCTGACGCGGCTGCTCAAGCGCCGGCCCGCTGCTGCCGCAGCGCCCGCCGCGGCACCGGCGAAGAAGTAA
- a CDS encoding KH domain-containing protein translates to MPLKALIRAIAVELVDNPDQVEVTEIASDHNCVIELRVAKEDIGKVIGKEGRTAQSMRTILAAVSTKLGKRAHLDIVD, encoded by the coding sequence ATGCCGCTCAAAGCCCTGATTCGCGCCATTGCCGTCGAACTCGTCGACAACCCCGACCAAGTCGAGGTGACCGAGATCGCCTCCGATCACAACTGCGTGATCGAGCTGCGCGTCGCCAAGGAAGACATCGGGAAGGTCATCGGCAAAGAGGGCCGCACGGCTCAGTCGATGCGCACGATCCTCGCTGCCGTTTCCACCAAGCTCGGCAAGCGCGCGCACCTCGACATCGTCGACTGA
- the dnaK gene encoding molecular chaperone DnaK: MEKVIGIDLGTTNSCVALVENGTPVVIPNRGGYKTTPSMVAVTEAGKRLVGHIAKRQAITNAENSVSAAKRLIGRKWTSPQVRNAVATSSYRIVEGPHHDVRIVLRDKEYSVPEISAMVLQEMKVIAEDYVGHPVTKAVITVPAYFNDNQRQATKDAGEISGLEVIRIINEPTAAALSYGYGRNVEKTVAVYDFGGGTFDISILEIGSNGVFKVIATAGDTFLGGEDIDARIIDWLVQGFREEHQIDLRQDRMALQRLKDAAEKAKCELSGVRETEINLPFIISSGRNEALHLQRTLSRATLEELSVDLIERTVDICRQTLEDAKLEKNEVDEVLLVGGMTRMPRIQTEVATFFEKQPSKGVHPDEVVALGAAIQGSALIDEKQDMILLDVTPHALGIMTHGGFFEELIPPNTTVPTSRQKIFTTSRDNQTAVKILVMQGDSDKAEDNEVLGEFILTGLRRAAKGQVEVEVTFEINADGIVSVRARDLETGLVQSIQVTATSGLTRDEVKNMIEGAKDYMVERRSSEELERVRQEAEKLTVEIERLFPQVEQIVAASDFGRDAIDKARSIVTKAKQAIEKKDLAALKDQIEGLTRTHRMFKGVVAKSQ; the protein is encoded by the coding sequence ATGGAGAAGGTCATCGGCATCGATCTGGGGACCACGAACTCGTGCGTGGCCCTCGTGGAGAACGGGACGCCCGTCGTCATCCCCAATCGCGGCGGATACAAGACGACGCCTTCGATGGTGGCCGTCACGGAAGCGGGCAAGCGCCTCGTGGGGCACATCGCCAAGCGGCAAGCGATCACCAACGCCGAGAACTCGGTGTCGGCAGCCAAGCGGCTCATCGGCCGCAAGTGGACGTCGCCGCAAGTGCGCAACGCCGTGGCGACCTCCAGCTACCGCATCGTCGAAGGCCCGCACCACGACGTGCGCATCGTGCTCCGCGACAAGGAGTACAGCGTCCCCGAGATTAGCGCGATGGTCCTCCAGGAGATGAAGGTCATCGCGGAGGACTATGTCGGTCACCCGGTCACCAAGGCCGTCATCACGGTGCCGGCCTACTTCAATGACAACCAGAGGCAGGCCACCAAAGACGCCGGTGAGATCTCGGGCCTCGAGGTCATCCGCATCATCAACGAGCCCACGGCGGCCGCCTTGTCGTACGGCTACGGCCGCAACGTCGAGAAGACGGTCGCCGTCTACGACTTCGGGGGCGGCACCTTCGACATCTCGATTCTCGAGATCGGTTCCAACGGCGTCTTCAAGGTCATCGCAACGGCCGGGGACACCTTCCTCGGCGGCGAGGACATCGACGCCCGCATCATCGATTGGCTTGTGCAAGGGTTCCGCGAGGAGCACCAGATCGACCTGCGTCAAGATCGGATGGCGCTCCAGCGGCTCAAGGACGCGGCAGAGAAGGCGAAGTGCGAGCTATCGGGCGTCCGCGAGACGGAGATCAACCTCCCGTTCATCATCTCGAGCGGCCGCAACGAGGCGCTGCACCTTCAGCGGACGCTTTCGCGCGCCACGCTCGAGGAGCTCAGCGTGGATCTCATCGAGCGTACCGTCGACATTTGCCGCCAGACCCTGGAAGACGCCAAGCTCGAGAAGAACGAGGTTGATGAGGTGTTGCTCGTCGGCGGCATGACGCGCATGCCGCGCATCCAGACCGAGGTCGCCACCTTCTTTGAGAAGCAACCGTCCAAGGGCGTCCACCCCGACGAGGTCGTCGCCCTCGGCGCGGCCATCCAGGGCTCCGCGCTCATCGACGAGAAGCAGGACATGATCCTGCTCGACGTCACGCCCCACGCGCTCGGAATCATGACCCACGGCGGGTTCTTCGAAGAGCTCATCCCGCCGAACACCACGGTGCCCACGAGCCGCCAGAAGATCTTCACCACGAGCCGCGACAACCAGACGGCGGTGAAGATCCTCGTCATGCAAGGCGACTCGGACAAGGCCGAGGACAACGAGGTGCTCGGGGAGTTCATCCTCACGGGCCTGCGGCGTGCCGCCAAGGGCCAGGTCGAGGTGGAGGTCACCTTCGAGATCAACGCCGACGGCATCGTGAGCGTCCGCGCGCGCGACCTCGAGACGGGCCTCGTTCAGTCGATCCAAGTCACGGCCACGAGCGGCCTCACGCGCGACGAGGTCAAGAACATGATCGAGGGCGCGAAAGACTACATGGTGGAGCGCCGCAGCTCGGAGGAGCTGGAGCGCGTGCGCCAGGAGGCGGAGAAGCTCACCGTCGAGATCGAGCGTCTCTTTCCGCAGGTCGAGCAGATCGTGGCGGCCAGCGACTTCGGACGCGACGCCATCGACAAGGCTCGGTCCATCGTGACGAAAGCCAAGCAAGCCATCGAGAAGAAGGATCTTGCCGCGTTGAAGGACCAGATCGAGGGGCTCACGCGGACCCATCGGATGTTTAAGGGCGTCGTCGCGAAGAGCCAATAG
- a CDS encoding RNA polymerase sigma factor, translating into MLRAVDERPSRAADAADAERLAEERALVARAQAGDRSSLGRLLERHGPTLYRAVLLPRLGSEAAAKDALSETYAKVVERIGKFVWQNVGFYPWLRMVAMHVAIDHLRARRRLVLWEAEDVEREVDASATSTPIDDKLSAARDGAAARARVQEALARIHPRYAEALRLRVLEERPREEVAATLGVSPATFDVLLHRAVAALRKAISPEPSPSGTPNESRPTDRRSRP; encoded by the coding sequence ATGCTGCGCGCCGTGGACGAGCGACCGAGCCGAGCGGCCGACGCGGCCGACGCCGAGCGGCTCGCCGAAGAGCGGGCACTGGTGGCGCGCGCGCAGGCGGGCGATCGCTCGTCGCTGGGCCGACTCCTCGAGCGCCACGGGCCAACTCTCTACCGCGCCGTTCTCCTGCCACGGCTCGGGTCCGAGGCCGCCGCGAAGGACGCGCTCTCCGAGACCTACGCCAAGGTCGTCGAGCGCATCGGCAAGTTCGTTTGGCAAAACGTTGGGTTTTACCCCTGGCTCCGCATGGTGGCGATGCACGTCGCCATCGATCACCTGCGCGCGCGGCGACGCCTCGTTCTGTGGGAGGCGGAAGATGTGGAGCGCGAGGTGGACGCCTCGGCCACGAGCACGCCCATTGACGACAAGCTCAGCGCCGCACGCGACGGGGCCGCGGCCCGAGCCAGGGTCCAAGAGGCGCTCGCTCGCATCCACCCGCGCTATGCCGAAGCGCTCCGTTTGCGCGTCCTCGAGGAGCGACCCCGTGAAGAGGTGGCCGCCACGCTCGGCGTCAGCCCCGCCACCTTCGACGTACTCCTACACCGCGCCGTTGCGGCGCTACGAAAGGCCATCTCGCCGGAGCCTTCGCCTTCGGGTACACCGAACGAGAGCCGGCCGACGGACCGGAGGTCTCGCCCATGA
- a CDS encoding lysophospholipid acyltransferase family protein — MTSEGNAALMDLRDGGRWSLAQRGKNDLLHLAARAALGVGRLPPHWRARLGSVAGSLIYALAPSLRRTAIDQLGRAFPQGDAPELARRTFRELGVLLAEATAAVAGGSAVLPFPENQRAVLDEARAAGCGVVLASAHLGPFERVATTLATTLAGAEPFAVVGRESYDPRLMSLYRRLRRYETIYRGAPGAGVRMVRVLRTGGVLGIPMDLKTRAPSVDADLLGLGPVPTAVGPARLALRSGARVVVATVAPHDGDLAVTVTAVGTSDLGRDPASAVELTRRLNAELDRRIRALPHFWPWMHRRS, encoded by the coding sequence ATGACGAGCGAAGGCAACGCGGCTCTCATGGACCTTCGCGACGGAGGCCGATGGTCGTTGGCGCAACGAGGAAAAAACGACCTCTTGCACCTGGCGGCGCGCGCCGCGCTCGGCGTCGGCCGACTGCCTCCGCACTGGCGCGCGCGGCTCGGCAGCGTGGCCGGTTCGCTGATCTACGCGCTCGCCCCGAGCCTGCGTCGCACGGCCATCGACCAGCTCGGGCGAGCCTTTCCCCAAGGAGACGCACCCGAGCTCGCGCGCCGTACGTTCCGTGAGCTCGGCGTCCTCTTGGCCGAGGCTACCGCCGCGGTCGCCGGAGGCAGCGCTGTGCTGCCCTTTCCGGAGAACCAACGAGCCGTGCTGGACGAGGCCCGAGCGGCGGGCTGCGGCGTGGTGCTCGCGTCGGCACACCTCGGCCCCTTCGAGCGCGTCGCCACGACCTTGGCAACGACCTTGGCGGGCGCCGAGCCGTTCGCCGTCGTGGGCCGCGAGAGCTACGATCCGAGGCTCATGTCGCTCTACCGCCGACTCCGGCGCTACGAGACGATCTACCGCGGCGCGCCGGGCGCCGGCGTGAGGATGGTGCGCGTCTTGAGGACTGGCGGCGTCCTCGGCATCCCGATGGATCTGAAGACCCGCGCCCCCTCGGTGGACGCCGATCTTCTGGGGCTCGGCCCCGTGCCCACGGCGGTGGGGCCGGCGAGGCTCGCTTTGCGAAGCGGCGCCCGCGTCGTCGTCGCCACGGTAGCGCCTCACGATGGCGACCTCGCCGTCACCGTAACGGCCGTCGGCACGTCCGACTTGGGCCGCGACCCCGCGTCCGCCGTCGAGTTGACGCGGCGCCTAAACGCCGAACTCGACCGCCGCATCCGCGCGCTACCGCACTTTTGGCCCTGGATGCACCGCCGTTCCTAA